In Thalassotalea sp. Sam97, a single window of DNA contains:
- a CDS encoding IS4 family transposase: MHVSQALDIINNFKPNQVETLADMLPLKLIEEAYQLSDTVTLRKRKLTLESMAWLLVGMAIYNDKSMADVVNMLDIVDREGKPFVAPSALTQRRKDLGEAAAKALFECTGRHWYEHAKLPTWNGLTLLGVDGVVWRTEDTPQNNESFLKPTNRDGLETQYPQVRMVCQMELSSHLITGSAFDCYSVNEMVLAQQLIETTPDNSLTLFDRGFYSLGLLHKWQTTGTERHWLIPLKKNTQYEVIRKLGRQDKLIKLTSNPRARKLFPELPKELIVRLISRTVKGKQYDVLTSMVDPMRYPSADIADLYSHRWEIELGYREQKQYMFGNRLTLRSRLPELVKQELWGVLLTYNLIRYQMVQMCYSLKGDYLPYQLSFNGALAHIMRLLVGLPYSSPGAVPQHLKSFYSMAGSLILEPRRQRTFPRSVKKRPSRYPRKNNAAHLK, encoded by the coding sequence ATGCACGTATCTCAGGCTCTAGACATCATCAACAACTTCAAGCCCAATCAAGTTGAAACATTGGCAGACATGCTGCCGTTAAAACTCATCGAAGAGGCCTATCAGCTTTCGGATACTGTGACGCTGAGAAAGCGAAAGTTAACTTTAGAATCTATGGCATGGTTACTTGTCGGTATGGCTATTTATAACGACAAGTCTATGGCAGATGTAGTAAACATGCTTGATATTGTTGATAGAGAAGGTAAGCCTTTTGTTGCTCCAAGCGCGCTCACTCAACGTCGAAAGGATTTAGGAGAGGCGGCTGCCAAAGCTTTGTTTGAATGTACGGGACGTCATTGGTATGAACATGCAAAATTACCGACGTGGAATGGGCTAACGTTGTTAGGCGTAGACGGGGTAGTTTGGCGGACAGAAGATACGCCACAGAATAATGAATCCTTCCTTAAGCCAACTAACCGTGATGGTCTTGAAACCCAGTATCCACAAGTACGTATGGTCTGCCAAATGGAATTAAGCAGTCATTTAATTACCGGCAGCGCATTTGATTGTTATAGCGTGAATGAAATGGTACTGGCCCAGCAATTAATTGAAACGACACCAGATAATAGTCTGACCCTATTTGACCGTGGTTTTTACTCGCTTGGCTTGCTGCACAAATGGCAAACAACGGGGACTGAACGCCATTGGCTTATACCGTTAAAAAAGAATACTCAATATGAAGTTATACGTAAGTTAGGTCGTCAGGATAAGCTTATCAAACTGACAAGCAATCCCCGAGCGAGAAAACTATTTCCTGAGTTACCAAAAGAGCTTATTGTCCGACTGATATCCAGAACGGTAAAGGGAAAGCAATATGATGTGCTTACATCCATGGTTGACCCTATGCGCTATCCTAGTGCGGACATAGCCGATTTATATAGTCATCGATGGGAAATTGAACTTGGCTACAGGGAGCAGAAGCAATATATGTTTGGCAACAGATTGACATTGAGAAGTCGTCTACCCGAACTCGTCAAACAGGAGCTCTGGGGCGTACTGTTAACCTATAACCTCATTCGGTATCAAATGGTCCAGATGTGCTACAGTCTCAAAGGCGACTATTTACCGTATCAGCTCAGCTTTAATGGCGCGCTTGCTCATATTATGAGATTGCTAGTCGGTCTTCCTTACTCATCGCCAGGCGCAGTTCCACAGCACCTTAAAAGCTTCTATAGTATGGCTGGAAGCCTCATATTAGAACCGAGAAGACAAAGAACATTCCCAAGGAGTGTAAAAAAACGACCTAGTCGTTATCCTAGAAAAAACAATGCCGCTCACCTTAAGTGA
- the yqfB gene encoding N(4)-acetylcytidine aminohydrolase produces MYRTEMTFFERFEADILSGQKTITIRDESENNYQANSIVQVSTYEDNRWFCALKIDSVTPIQFSELNDFHATQENMTLAQLKSVIRDIYPDTEELYVIAYSLVNES; encoded by the coding sequence ATGTACCGAACAGAAATGACGTTTTTCGAACGTTTTGAAGCCGATATTCTATCCGGCCAAAAGACCATTACCATACGAGATGAATCGGAAAACAATTACCAAGCCAATTCGATAGTGCAAGTATCGACATATGAAGACAATCGCTGGTTTTGCGCTTTAAAGATTGACTCGGTAACCCCTATTCAATTCTCCGAGCTAAATGATTTCCATGCAACGCAAGAAAACATGACATTAGCTCAGCTAAAGTCGGTGATTCGCGATATTTATCCCGATACTGAAGAGCTTTACGTGATCGCCTACAGTTTAGTAAATGAAAGTTGA
- a CDS encoding 3-deoxy-7-phosphoheptulonate synthase — protein MQRIKLSDIHVNSEEVLISPNELKAKLPLTDADRQFILNARQTISNIVHKRDPRLLVISGPCSVHDVEAAKEYGRKLKSLHDKYQDSMYIVMRVYFEKPRTTVGWKGLINDPHMDGSFDVATGLETARELLLYLTELGLPLATEALDPISPQYLAELFSWSAIGARTTESQTHREMASGLSMPIGFKNGTNGSLDVAINAMQSAASSHRFMGINRDGQVALIKTSGNPDGHVILRGGKQPNYDSVNVAICEQQLTKAGLANALIVDCSHANSSKDHNRQPLVADNVVNQICEGNQSIIGLMLESHLHDGKQSADLDKSQLTYGVSVTDACIGWQTTEQLMASMYNKLKPVLMSRHQSL, from the coding sequence ATGCAACGCATCAAATTAAGTGATATTCACGTTAATTCCGAAGAAGTTTTGATCAGCCCAAATGAGCTTAAGGCTAAGCTACCACTAACGGATGCAGATCGTCAGTTTATTCTCAATGCTAGGCAAACCATTAGCAATATCGTCCACAAGCGCGACCCACGCTTACTCGTGATCAGTGGTCCATGCTCGGTACATGATGTTGAGGCGGCCAAAGAGTATGGTCGCAAATTAAAATCATTACACGATAAGTATCAAGACAGTATGTATATTGTTATGCGCGTATACTTTGAAAAACCGCGCACCACGGTGGGTTGGAAAGGGCTGATTAACGATCCACATATGGATGGCAGTTTTGACGTAGCAACTGGCTTAGAAACAGCACGTGAATTATTGTTGTATTTAACCGAGTTGGGTTTGCCTCTGGCAACCGAAGCGTTAGATCCTATTTCACCTCAATATTTAGCTGAGTTATTTAGTTGGTCAGCAATTGGTGCACGTACGACCGAGTCACAAACGCATCGAGAAATGGCGAGCGGCTTATCGATGCCTATAGGCTTTAAAAATGGTACCAACGGATCTCTTGATGTCGCCATTAATGCCATGCAATCGGCCGCCTCATCACACCGCTTTATGGGCATAAACCGAGATGGTCAAGTGGCGTTAATTAAAACGTCAGGCAACCCCGATGGCCATGTGATTCTGCGTGGTGGTAAGCAACCGAATTATGACTCGGTGAATGTCGCTATTTGTGAGCAACAGTTAACAAAGGCTGGGTTAGCCAATGCCTTGATTGTCGATTGCTCGCATGCCAATTCGAGTAAAGATCATAACCGTCAACCTTTGGTTGCAGATAATGTGGTGAATCAAATCTGTGAAGGCAACCAATCGATCATCGGTTTGATGTTAGAGAGTCATTTACATGATGGTAAGCAAAGTGCCGATCTTGATAAGTCGCAATTAACCTATGGCGTCTCGGTCACTGATGCTTGTATCGGTTGGCAAACTACCGAGCAATTGATGGCGAGCATGTACAATAAACTGAAACCGGTCTTAATGTCTCGACACCAATCGTTATAA
- the tyrA gene encoding bifunctional chorismate mutase/prephenate dehydrogenase, translating into MKDFQQKLDACRKDIDDIDSQLLALLAKRRQVTQKVGELKSQVGMPIFAPERERQLLDKLKAQGHQLGVNEQLIDDIYRRIMNDSYQSQDEQGYQCVQPSINKVVVVGGQGQLGAVFVDLFERTGYRVEVLDKNDWQHARAILAGAQLVIVAVPINQTDKIIAQLNSLGDDCILADITSIKQQPLAAMLTAHQGPVVGLHPMFGPDVTGFIKQTIIVCHGRLASQYQWLLQQFQVWGANLYEVSPSDHDQAMAMVQVMRHFSTACYGYHLMQEQVDLQPLLAMSSPIYRLELAMVGRLFAQDPQLYADIIFANKDNVAMMKRFADRFLAMLADVEQGDKLAFIDKFNQVAEWFGDDAQLFLQESSKMLAKTKDK; encoded by the coding sequence ATGAAAGATTTCCAGCAAAAACTCGACGCTTGTCGCAAGGATATTGATGACATTGATAGTCAATTACTGGCTCTACTAGCAAAACGTCGGCAAGTGACGCAAAAAGTAGGCGAACTTAAAAGCCAAGTTGGTATGCCTATTTTTGCGCCGGAGCGTGAGCGTCAATTGTTAGATAAACTTAAGGCGCAAGGCCACCAGCTAGGTGTTAACGAGCAGCTAATTGATGATATTTATCGTCGGATTATGAATGATTCATATCAATCCCAAGACGAGCAAGGATACCAGTGTGTTCAGCCTAGTATCAACAAGGTGGTAGTGGTTGGTGGCCAGGGGCAATTAGGTGCTGTGTTTGTTGATTTATTTGAGCGCACGGGTTATCGGGTAGAAGTTTTAGACAAAAACGATTGGCAGCATGCTAGAGCAATATTAGCTGGAGCACAGTTAGTGATTGTTGCAGTGCCGATAAATCAAACCGATAAAATTATTGCTCAGTTAAATTCTCTGGGCGATGACTGTATTTTGGCAGACATTACCAGTATTAAACAGCAACCATTAGCAGCAATGTTAACGGCTCACCAAGGTCCTGTTGTTGGTTTGCACCCAATGTTTGGCCCCGATGTCACCGGATTTATCAAGCAAACGATTATTGTTTGTCATGGTCGCTTAGCGAGCCAATATCAGTGGTTACTGCAACAGTTTCAAGTTTGGGGCGCCAATTTATATGAAGTCAGCCCAAGCGATCATGATCAAGCTATGGCGATGGTTCAGGTTATGCGTCACTTCTCTACGGCTTGTTATGGTTACCATTTAATGCAAGAGCAGGTTGACTTGCAACCGTTATTGGCCATGAGCTCGCCTATTTATCGTTTAGAGCTTGCTATGGTCGGGCGTTTATTTGCCCAAGATCCACAGTTATACGCAGATATTATTTTTGCGAATAAAGATAATGTTGCCATGATGAAACGCTTTGCCGATCGGTTTCTCGCGATGTTGGCAGATGTTGAGCAAGGTGATAAGCTGGCCTTCATCGACAAATTTAATCAAGTGGCTGAATGGTTTGGAGATGATGCTCAACTGTTTTTACAAGAGTCGAGTAAAATGCTAGCAAAAACTAAAGACAAATAG
- a CDS encoding thioredoxin, whose protein sequence is MMFRAIFSKKINKGYQQAVVLMLFTCSLLGMSVTRADEGMTDHIGALEQGQLLEDFPKFADNYTEYQPSSSELAAVEKLNRAIAAGTKLSMDVYLGTWCHDSQREVPKLLKLYANSNVVINMVGLDRQKTDPQNLAKQAGVEFTPTIIVKVNEHVLGRIIERPQQSLAEDIWAIYQASL, encoded by the coding sequence ATGATGTTTCGCGCCATTTTCTCTAAAAAAATTAATAAAGGCTATCAACAAGCGGTTGTGCTGATGCTATTCACGTGCAGTTTGCTCGGTATGTCAGTAACCCGTGCTGATGAAGGCATGACAGACCACATCGGTGCATTAGAGCAAGGCCAATTACTCGAGGATTTTCCTAAATTTGCCGATAACTACACAGAATATCAACCAAGCTCGAGTGAGCTCGCCGCAGTAGAGAAGCTGAACCGTGCCATTGCCGCAGGTACCAAGTTGAGCATGGATGTGTACTTGGGCACTTGGTGTCATGATAGTCAGCGTGAAGTACCAAAATTATTGAAACTTTATGCAAATAGCAATGTGGTGATTAATATGGTTGGTCTGGACCGACAAAAGACTGACCCACAAAACCTCGCTAAACAGGCAGGGGTTGAATTCACGCCAACGATCATTGTTAAGGTGAATGAGCATGTGCTAGGGCGCATTATTGAACGCCCGCAACAAAGCTTAGCTGAAGATATTTGGGCGATTTACCAAGCTAGCTTGTAA
- a CDS encoding nucleotidyltransferase family protein gives MQDQQPFIDKIIALVRADETRLRALQCVRELNLLDAYIGAGFVRNLVWDHLHDKATPTPLNDVDVVYFDSAETDKQQALVYQQQLNRQMPELNWQVKNQALMHVRNHHAPYKNTLDALSYWIEKETAVAIRKLSDDKFQCIAAYGFDSLFALQLTYNDKRPRHFFEKRIATKNWLQIWPKLNVVDKS, from the coding sequence ATGCAGGATCAACAACCATTTATCGATAAAATCATTGCCCTTGTGCGAGCCGATGAAACGCGGCTACGGGCTTTGCAGTGCGTACGGGAATTAAATTTGCTCGATGCTTATATTGGCGCCGGTTTTGTACGTAATTTAGTTTGGGATCACCTACACGATAAGGCGACACCAACACCGTTAAATGATGTTGATGTGGTTTATTTTGATAGCGCAGAAACTGATAAGCAACAAGCCCTTGTTTATCAGCAACAACTTAACCGGCAAATGCCAGAGCTAAACTGGCAGGTGAAAAATCAAGCGTTAATGCATGTTCGTAACCACCATGCGCCTTATAAAAACACCTTAGATGCGTTATCGTATTGGATCGAAAAAGAAACGGCGGTTGCCATTCGCAAGCTGAGCGATGATAAATTTCAATGTATTGCGGCTTATGGCTTTGACTCGTTATTTGCTTTGCAGCTGACTTACAATGACAAGCGACCTAGACACTTTTTTGAAAAACGTATAGCGACTAAAAACTGGCTACAAATTTGGCCCAAGCTTAATGTTGTTGACAAGTCTTAA
- a CDS encoding efflux RND transporter periplasmic adaptor subunit: protein MENNKTSHWPIFILAAILLALLIYINLPEEQQSRSRGARVVSVVTSPAVIADFSDEFEALGTAKANEQVMITAQYSDIVESVHFEDGESVTKGQVLVELAKDEEQAKIAELQANLDIATAQLKRFRELLKSNVASVAQVDEQKAKVTALQAQLQSAKAVLSNLTIRAPFDGQLGFRQVSNGALVSNGDEITSLDDISVIKVDFTIPERFINTIAIGQIINASNIAFKGQAFSGKVTSISPRVDATTRTVKVRAELANTERKLRPGMLMSIILQRDIERVLQIPESGIIPFEDKHFVFINQDGVAKRINVEIGRRKPGTVEITAGLVEGQQVVTEGALKLREGAQVSTADAKE, encoded by the coding sequence ATGGAAAATAACAAAACCTCTCATTGGCCGATTTTCATCCTCGCCGCTATTTTATTAGCGCTTCTTATCTATATTAATCTGCCTGAAGAACAGCAATCACGCTCTCGCGGTGCACGAGTGGTTAGTGTTGTCACAAGCCCTGCAGTTATTGCTGATTTTAGTGATGAATTTGAAGCCTTAGGTACAGCTAAGGCAAATGAACAGGTAATGATCACTGCGCAATACTCCGATATTGTTGAGTCTGTCCATTTTGAAGATGGTGAGTCGGTGACCAAAGGCCAAGTACTTGTTGAACTTGCCAAAGACGAAGAGCAAGCAAAGATTGCTGAATTACAAGCCAACCTTGATATTGCCACTGCGCAATTAAAGCGTTTTCGTGAATTGTTAAAGTCCAATGTGGCCTCGGTTGCTCAAGTAGATGAGCAAAAAGCCAAAGTCACAGCGCTACAAGCGCAACTGCAAAGCGCTAAAGCGGTATTGAGTAATTTAACCATTCGCGCGCCGTTTGACGGCCAGTTAGGTTTTCGCCAGGTTAGTAACGGTGCATTAGTTAGCAACGGCGATGAAATCACCTCATTGGATGATATCTCTGTTATAAAAGTCGATTTCACTATACCTGAGCGCTTTATCAATACCATCGCCATCGGCCAAATTATCAACGCCAGCAATATTGCGTTCAAAGGACAAGCTTTTAGCGGTAAAGTGACCAGTATTTCGCCACGCGTCGATGCGACAACGCGCACGGTTAAGGTTCGTGCTGAACTTGCCAATACCGAAAGAAAACTGCGTCCGGGTATGCTGATGAGCATCATCTTACAACGAGATATTGAGCGAGTATTGCAAATTCCAGAAAGTGGCATCATTCCATTTGAGGACAAGCACTTTGTATTTATCAACCAAGATGGTGTGGCAAAGCGTATCAATGTTGAAATTGGCCGCCGCAAGCCAGGCACGGTTGAAATCACCGCGGGTCTAGTTGAAGGTCAGCAAGTGGTAACTGAAGGGGCATTGAAGTTACGTGAAGGTGCCCAAGTTAGCACCGCAGACGCGAAGGAGTAA